From Triticum urartu cultivar G1812 chromosome 2, Tu2.1, whole genome shotgun sequence, a single genomic window includes:
- the LOC125540616 gene encoding uncharacterized protein LOC125540616, with translation MPVEVSRDGVHSDGFEESVARCGFRNPSLVRRCATPPRRDSTRCAQMGACIPVAVGRGRGHKDTHDDYYGTSRPRAAELHAPTADLRAEGFKNSSNSSKGLGLVQKIDNDYYTEGVSQVFLHLCGTTISHQENLYTSNVNMLMKVACDKVGVKSKDFYSIYCGKVLDPEQLLSYYQINKDSKIIINPRLRGGCSSNWDAIISGLGLFRLHTVSLRRALVLPSLAKLGPVVEVKYLGEVLQFCSRKVLIYLCRRHFSGICFGGQFTSEQILFDEDGNARINATRHPYTKRLAVLDYNRLYDIFDKAFKYEGNRYPMHTLNLLSFLQGPPPEIDPQSESIIAYLTNHMALLSHTERIAISALLDLLVERLDKEDKKLLKTYMKFVKWTVRVPWVPAMNTTYNHFKFIRKGKKCVPYKDNRISLLRFSTNFFKHSPSFSPEELEAAFSLVMEWESFIPQLVYDALVTFKDAQKPCTAKVQEFVDQVIAMLGKNTIGCTKG, from the exons ATGCCCGTGGAGGTGAGCCGCGACGGAGTGCACTCAGACGGCTTCGAAGAGTCGGTCGCGCGGTGCGGCTTCCGAAACCCGAGCCTGGTGCGGCGGTGTGCCACGCCGCCACGGAGGGACTCGACGCGGTGCGCGCAGATGGGGGCCTGCATTCCGGTGGCAGTTGGACGGGGTCGCGGCCACAAGGACACCCACGACGACTACTACGGCACCTCGAGGCCACGGGCTGCGGAGCTCCATGCCCCCACTGCAGATCTGCGCGCAGAG GGTTTTAAGAATTCCTCCAACAGCTCAAAGGGCCTAGGCCTAGTGCAGAAGATAGACAACGACTATTATACTGAG GGAGTTTCTCAGGTGTTTCTACATCTCTGTGGCACAACCATTTCTCATCAGGAAAATCTGTACACTTCAAATGTGAATATGTTAATGAAGGTGGCATGTGATAAAGTGGGTGTAAAATCCAAGGATTTTTACTCAATTTATTGTGGAAAAGTGTTGGATCCTGAGCAACTTCTATCCTATTATCAGATAAACAAGGATTCAAAAATCATAATTAATCCAAGACTCAGAGGTGGCTG TTCCTCAAACTGGGATGCAATAATTAGTGGTTTGGGTCTCTTCCGCTTGCACACCGTGTCTTTACGACGAGCACTAGTTCTCCCGTCCCTGGCCAAGCTAGGTCCAGTAGTAGAGGTGAAGTACTTGGGAGAAGTTTTGCAATTCTGTTCTCGAAAGGTCTTGATCTATTTATGCAGAAGGCATTTCAGTGGGATATGCTTTGGAGGACAATTTACTTCAGAGCAAATTTTGTTTGATGAGGACGGGAATGCCCGAATCAATGCTACCCGGCATCCATACACCAAAAGATTGGCTGTTCTTGACTACAACAGACTATATGACATATTTGACAAAGCGTTTAAATATGAAGGCAACAGATACCCTATGCATACCTTAAATTTGCTTAGTTTTCTGCAAGGTCCTCCTCCTGAAATTGACCCCCAAAGCGAGTCCATCATCGCATACTTGACCAATCACATGGCACTCTTGTCCCACACCGAGCGTATTGCTATCAGCGCTCTTCTGGATCTCTTGGTTGAAAGACTTGATAAGGAAGATAAGAAGCTGCTCAAAACTTACATGAAGTTTGTTAAATGGACTGTTAGGGTGCCATGGGTTCCAGCAATGAACACCACTTACAACCACTTTAAATTTATTAGGAAAGGGAAAAAATGTGTCCCGTATAAGGATAACAGAATCAGTTTACTCCGTTTTTCTACAAACTTCTTCAAGCATTCCCCAAGT TTCTCTCCAGAGGAACTAGAGGCTGCGTTCTCTTTAGTCATGGAATGGGAGAGTTTCATACCGCAGCTGGTGTACGATGCTCTAGTAACTTTTAAAGATGCACAGAAACCCTGCACTGCCAAAGTCCAGGAATTTGTGGACCAAGTTATTGCGAT GCTCGGAAAGAACACAATTGGTTGTACCAAGGGTTGA